One genomic region from Capra hircus breed San Clemente chromosome 18, ASM170441v1, whole genome shotgun sequence encodes:
- the URI1 gene encoding unconventional prefoldin RPB5 interactor 1 yields the protein MEAPPDARPHASAAAPLRAPEVARLREEQEKVVTNCQEKIQHWKKVDNDYNALQERLSTLPDKLSYNIMVPFGPFAFMPGKLVHTNEVTVLLGDNWFAKCSAKQAVGLVEHRKEHVRKTIDDLKKVMKNFESRVEFTEDLQKMSDAAGDIVDIREEIKTDFEFKAKHRIAHKPHSKPKTSDIFEAEFANDLKSKDLLADKELWDRLEELERQEELLGEIDIDSKPDTVIANGEDMSSEEEKEDQNINVNMMHQVTDSLALSNCYNSLTNSELFNGQVNSPLNYSVNGSNSYHSNEDDDDNDDGGDNENDHDTLGAEDNSIPTIYFSHTVEPKRVRINTGKNTTLKFSEKKEEAKRKRKNSGHSGSGHSPQELPMIRTPADIYRVFVDIVNGEYVPRKSILKSRSRENSVCSDTSESSAADFDDRRGVLRSISCEEATGSDASESILEEEQENHQKKLLPVSVTPEAFSGTVIEKEFLSPSLTPHPAMAHPVLPTIPERKEVPSEVSEGTTKRVSKFKAARLQQKN from the exons GAAGAAGGTAGATAATGATTATAATGCTCTTCAAGAAAGACTCAGTACTTTGCCTGATAAGTTGTCTTATAATATCATG GTACCATTTGGCCCCTTTGCCTTCATGCCAGGAAAACTTGTCCATACTAATGAAGTCACTGTTTTACTTGGGGACAATTGGTTTGCAAAATGTTCAGCAAAGCAGGCTGTTGGCTTAGTTGAACACCGGAAAGAAC ATGTAAGAAAAACGatagatgatttaaaaaaagtgATGAAAAATTTTGAATCCAGAGTTGAATTCACAGAAGATTTGCAGAAAATGAGTGAT GCTGCAGGTGATATCGTTGACataagagaagaaattaaaactgacTTTGAATTTAAAG caaaacaCCGAATTGCACATAAACCTCACTCCAAACCAAAAACTTCAGATATTTTTGAAGCAGAATTTGCAAATGATCTAAAATCCAAGGATCTGCTTGCTGATAAGGAACTGTGGGATCGACTTGAAGAACTAGAGAGACAAGAAGAATTGCTGGGTGAAATTGATATTGATAG TAAGCCTGATACTGTGATTGCAAATGGAGAAGATATGTCCtctgaagaggaaaaggaagatcaGAACATAAATGTGAATATGATGCATCAAGTAACAGACTCTCTCGCCCTCAGCAATTGTTATAACAGTCTTACAAATTCAGAACTCTTCAATGGTCAAGTGAATAGTCCATTGAACTATTCAGTGAATGGTTCAAATTCTTACCACAGtaatgaagatgatgatgataatgatgatggtggtgataatgaAAATGATCACGATACCTTAGGGGCTGAAGATAATTCTATACCAACAATATATTTTTCTCACACTGTCGAACCTAAGAGG GTCCGTataaatactggaaaaaataCCACCTtaaaattcagtgaaaaaaaagaagaagccaaGCGTAAGCGAAAGAACAGTGGTCATTCTGGCAGTGGTCATTCTCCCCAAGAGCTGCCTATGATCAGAACTCCTGCTGACATTTACAG gGTCTTTGTTGATATCGTGAATGGAGAATATGTTCCTCGTAAGTCAATCCTGAAGTCTCGAAGTAGAGAGAACAGTGTTTGCAGTGATACCAGTGAAAGCAGTGCTGCTGATTTTGATGATAGACGGGGAGTTTTGAGAAGCATTAGCTGTGAAGAGGCCACTGGTAGTGATGCTAGTGAGAGCATTTTGGAAGAGGAACAAGAAAAtcatcaaaagaaacttttgccTGTATCGGTAACACCTGAG GCTTTTTCTGGAACTGTAATAGAAAAAGAGTTTTTGTCACCCTCCTTAACACCACACCCAGCCATGGCTCATCCTGTGCTACCCACCATTCCAGAACGAAAAGAAGTTCCGTCAGAAGTATCAGAAGGAACTACAAAGAGGGTTTCAAAGTTCAAAGCTGCCAGATTGCAGCAGAAAAACTAG